In Desulfomicrobium escambiense DSM 10707, one genomic interval encodes:
- a CDS encoding FlgO family outer membrane protein, which produces MTRAILLLCALLCAIPAPGTAGCGASRIEELCTALADSLAGNLQVRLDRSAAIMTAPFADLNDLRSTSPLGRILAEETGNAFARHGYRVADTRVFMPSPYSLKENGETALSGSPDQVGSTSGLQTVLTGTYTLADGGVRVSARIVQTADRVVLASASCRLRLTEEVRLLMGAAPSAVKAKTPPAPLLDLKHKADAKRVQQALAGQGLYKGKIDGVWGKRSKAALARFRASLAMPATAQWDRATQDALLPPS; this is translated from the coding sequence ATGACCCGCGCCATCCTGCTCCTCTGCGCCCTGCTCTGCGCCATCCCAGCCCCCGGCACGGCCGGCTGCGGGGCGTCGCGCATCGAGGAACTCTGCACCGCCCTGGCCGACAGTCTGGCCGGGAACCTCCAGGTCCGCCTGGACCGGTCCGCCGCCATCATGACCGCCCCCTTCGCGGACCTGAACGACCTCCGGTCGACGTCCCCGCTGGGGCGCATCCTGGCCGAAGAGACCGGCAACGCCTTCGCGCGCCACGGGTACCGAGTGGCCGACACCCGCGTCTTCATGCCGAGCCCTTACAGCCTCAAGGAAAACGGGGAGACGGCCCTGTCCGGAAGCCCGGATCAGGTCGGCTCGACCTCGGGCCTGCAGACCGTGCTGACCGGCACATACACCCTGGCCGACGGCGGGGTACGGGTCAGCGCGCGCATCGTGCAGACCGCGGACCGCGTCGTCCTGGCCTCGGCCTCGTGCCGCCTGCGCCTGACCGAGGAAGTCCGCCTCCTCATGGGGGCGGCCCCGTCCGCCGTCAAGGCAAAGACCCCGCCCGCCCCGCTGCTCGATCTCAAACACAAGGCAGACGCCAAACGCGTCCAGCAGGCCCTGGCGGGCCAAGGCCTCTACAAGGGCAAAATCGACGGCGTGTGGGGCAAACGATCCAAGGCCGCCCTGGCCCGTTTCCGCGCGTCATTGGCTATGCCGGCCACCGCCCAGTGGGACCGGGCCACCCAGGACGCCTTGCT